GGCAACTACCTCACCGTGACCTCTACCCTCCGGTTTCGGGGTTCAGGCACGTTATCCGGCGTGGGAATCAGGGGGTTGCCCTCTCCATGGGAACTTGTGTGGATGAAGCGCGCATCGACCCCCTGCTTTTGCAGAAGGGTCGAGACCTGTTGGGCCCGTTTGTAGGAGAGTTCAATATTGTATTGTTCATTGCCCACCCGGTCGGAGTGGCCGGCCACACTGATGTCCATGGAAGCTCTCTTTTTGATTTCGGCCACAATTTCAGGGATGCGGGCAAGAGAGGAATCGGTGAGAACATCGGAGTCGGATTTAAAATGAAGGATGAACTTTGCCGGCGCTTCCGGTTCCTTTTCCAGTACCGCTGCAAATTCTTTCTGGATCTCTTTCTCGTCAATGGGAGCGGCTGGGGCGGGCGCAGATTGCTGTTTCAGGGTAACGCCATATCCCGCCTGATCGATCAGTGTGCTGCCATGGGCGTTGGCGACCTCCACCTTGCCCACATGGTCATCGTGGTCGGGCAGCAAAACCACCCTGGTTCGGTTGGTTGAACACCCAACCGCGAAAAGGATCGTTGTCAGCAGCAGGGCGGCAATTTGCGACCGGAGTCGGCTGAGCCGTGCCGTTTGGGTGAAGAATGCCGATAAGACATCCTTTTTTTTGCGATGATCACCTGTTGAATGGGCTGTTGGGTTCATTTTTTCACTTCCACCAGAAACCGGGTGCCTCGAACGGCGATGGTACCGTCCGGAGTCTGGATTTTCATGTTATCGGGGGCGATTTTTGCAATGACGCCGGACAGAAAAAGAAACGTGCCTTTTAACAGCCGGGTTGCCATGGAGTATTCGTAGATGCTGGGGTTGAAGGCGTACGCTTCCATGTTCATGGCGCTGTTCGGTCCGATACAAATAACGGTATCATCCTGAAGAATAAGGCTGGCGGAACCGTCTTTCCCCGATTGAATCCGATCCAGGGGATAAATCCGGGTTCCGGTTTCCGCTGTTATTGCATCTTTTTCCTGGCGCTGGATGACGACCTCACCGGATACGGATTTAATGCTTCCGCAGGGAATTGGTTCGTCCGCCATACACGTGCCGGTGGCCAGGAATAAGGCGGACAGGCAG
This window of the uncultured Desulfosarcina sp. genome carries:
- a CDS encoding OmpA family protein — protein: MNPTAHSTGDHRKKKDVLSAFFTQTARLSRLRSQIAALLLTTILFAVGCSTNRTRVVLLPDHDDHVGKVEVANAHGSTLIDQAGYGVTLKQQSAPAPAAPIDEKEIQKEFAAVLEKEPEAPAKFILHFKSDSDVLTDSSLARIPEIVAEIKKRASMDISVAGHSDRVGNEQYNIELSYKRAQQVSTLLQKQGVDARFIHTSSHGEGNPLIPTPDNVPEPRNRRVEVTVR
- a CDS encoding FecR family protein, translated to MKSFIFICLSALFLATGTCMADEPIPCGSIKSVSGEVVIQRQEKDAITAETGTRIYPLDRIQSGKDGSASLILQDDTVICIGPNSAMNMEAYAFNPSIYEYSMATRLLKGTFLFLSGVIAKIAPDNMKIQTPDGTIAVRGTRFLVEVKK